Proteins encoded together in one Coffea arabica cultivar ET-39 chromosome 2c, Coffea Arabica ET-39 HiFi, whole genome shotgun sequence window:
- the LOC113731269 gene encoding phenylcoumaran benzylic ether reductase POP1-like produces MAGKSKILIIGGTGYIGKFIVDTSAKMGHPTFALIRESTLSNPSKSQIVQNFRNSGVTLLYGDIYDHASLVNAIKQVDVVISTVSREQLADQTNIIAAIKEAGNVKRFFPSEFGNDADRVHPVQPAKTMYDAKVRIRRMVEAEGIPFTYVVNNFFAGYFLRTLSQPGATAPPRDKVVIFGDGNPKAIYCKEEDVAIYTIKAVDDPQTLNKVLYVRPPQNTISLNELVSLWEKKIGKTLERTYISEEQLLRNIQEASFPMNAILSILHAAYVKGDHTNFEIDSSLGAEASEHFPDVKYATVDEMLDQLV; encoded by the exons ATGGCGGGAAAGAGCAAGATTCTGATAATTGGTGGCACTGGGTACATCGGAAAATTCATAGTGGATACCAGCGCCAAAATGGGTCATCCGACCTTTGCTCTAATCAGAGAATCCACCCTCTCTAATCCTTCCAAGTCCCAAATCGTCCAGAACTTCAGGAACTCCGGCGTCACTCTACTCTAT GGAGATATCTATGATCATGCAAGCTTAGTAAACGCCATAAAGCAGGTGGACGTGGTAATCTCTACCGTTAGCCGTGAGCAGTTGGCTGATCAGACCAACATCATTGCTGCTATTAAGGAAGCTGGTAATGTCAAG AGATTTTTCCCTTCCGAGTTTGGGAATGATGCGGACCGTGTCCATCCTGTCCAGCCTGCAAAAACAATGTATGATGCCAAAGTTCGAATTCGCCGCATGGTTGAGGCTGAAGGAATTCCCTTTACTTATGTTGTAAACAATTTTTTCGCTGGTTATTTTCTACGAACACTGTCACAACCCGGTGCTACTGCTCCCCCAAGAGATAAAGTTGTTATCTTCGGGGATGGGAATCCAAAAG CTATTTACTGTAAGGAGGAAGATGTTGCTATCTACACTATCAAAGCTGTTGATGATCCGCAGACCTTGAATAAGGTTCTCTATGTGAGACCACCTCAAAATACtatttcactaaacgagcttgtATCTTTGTGGgagaaaaaaattggtaaaacaCTGGAAAGAACGTATATTTCTGAGGAGCAACTGCTGAGGAATATTCAAG aAGCTTCTTTCCCGATGAATGCGATATTGTCAATCTTGCACGCAGCATATGTGAAGGGAGATCATACCAATTTCGAGATAGATAGTTCATTGGGAGCAGAGGCTTCTGAACATTTCCCTGATGTCAAATACGCTACTGTGGATGAGATGCTTGACCAATTAGTCTGA